A genome region from Atribacteraceae bacterium includes the following:
- a CDS encoding carbohydrate ABC transporter permease codes for MSQRMFPPVALAMPFFLLFTTVGLMDRVVSLILVYSVMNLPLITWIVKEFFADLPKELEESALVDGCSRWKALYKVVIPLSIPGIAVSFLFSFIFAWNEFLIALTLTFQSAKTLPIQMAGLTTLRGPQYWDIAASSMVIMIPPLVITLLANRYIIRGLSLGAVKQ; via the coding sequence CTGTCCCAACGAATGTTTCCTCCGGTGGCCTTGGCTATGCCCTTTTTTCTCCTATTCACTACCGTTGGACTCATGGACAGAGTCGTCAGCCTGATTCTGGTCTATAGCGTGATGAACCTTCCCTTGATTACCTGGATCGTAAAGGAATTTTTTGCCGACCTCCCCAAAGAACTGGAAGAATCAGCCTTGGTTGACGGGTGTTCACGCTGGAAAGCTTTATATAAGGTCGTCATTCCCTTATCCATTCCCGGGATCGCGGTGTCCTTCCTGTTTTCCTTCATTTTTGCCTGGAACGAGTTTCTGATCGCCCTGACCTTGACTTTTCAGAGCGCCAAAACTCTGCCCATCCAAATGGCCGGTTTGACCACCTTACGGGGTCCCCAATACTGGGACATTGCCGCCAGTTCCATGGTGATCATGATTCCCCCGCTTGTCATCACTCTCCTGGCCAACCGGTATATCATCCGTGGTTTGTCGTTGGGAGCCGTGAAACAGTAA